The Chitinivorax sp. B genome window below encodes:
- a CDS encoding EAL domain-containing protein, with protein sequence MNASQPYIPLRTKLIATTVIVQLVLLLLLVFNFSRVSDHLTQEIVERRVSELNTLLSAALTPSMVANDFAEASDLMEEMRGTGQLDYLVIYDRQGQPVAASGWKLNQRVPPSSTLPDIASGQTQFHAVAPLSLAGQVYGDLRYGFTIQHVVRSMQDLYWQSMLIVGLSIVLSAWVLILFGLPLTRALGRLAQATDALAVGETDVRLPVERNDEIGQVAISFNGMADQLRWRMEALKQNERRLYAIANHTHGCEMWIEPGGRLIWVNPEAIRVTGYTPEACMAMADFPLPLISPSDRADMQRRLNEGMTHRSREEVEFCGLKADGTEYWAIMSWLPIFGAEDEYFGMRASIRDASHEKDSQIVLSQAVIELQHAQAMQQRYLDSAEEEKARLTALLGAMAIGILFVDRHDKVIYHNNTFVEQWQLPPDFVAIGQHLATVLAVASNAPEPASDPPVMSGAALLGKTVLEELVMADGRVILRHSHPVVGDNHIALGQVWVFEDVTEIRLASERLVYLAERDSLTGLYNRHRFQQDLARELSMADHHGRSCGLLFFDLDEFKYVNDTFGHGAGDMVLVRVAREIELQVRQNELLYRLGGDEFALLIPDANLEAIGAMAERIVKSVSRVKVDFEGQLLRMGTSVGVALYPIHAASGEDLVANADMAMYQAKAAGKNTWRAYSPDQTMMAELVERWSWSDRIQSALDQGLFELHYQGIYEAGHQRLTHLEALLRMRDLDDPTRMIPPGQFIVVAEKTGKILEIDRWVIRQVITMLAERSSLLPISVNISGRSFDDPTLPAFIADQLQQNGVNPSRLYVEVTETAAVSDLQDAEHFIDALRATGCHVCLDDFGAGFSSFTYLKHLKADVLKIDGQFVRNLPNDTDSQVFVQGMVAMAHGLGKLTVAEFVEDQATLEMLISFGVDMVQGYYLDQPRADHPALASMLQA encoded by the coding sequence ATGAATGCATCACAACCGTATATTCCGCTCCGGACGAAATTGATTGCCACTACGGTAATTGTTCAACTGGTTTTGTTATTGCTGTTGGTATTCAATTTTTCTCGCGTCAGTGATCACCTGACGCAAGAAATTGTGGAGCGCCGCGTCAGTGAATTGAATACACTTTTGTCCGCAGCATTAACCCCCAGCATGGTAGCGAATGATTTCGCCGAAGCCAGCGATCTGATGGAAGAGATGCGCGGCACTGGCCAGCTGGATTATCTGGTGATTTATGACCGGCAAGGTCAACCAGTCGCTGCCAGCGGCTGGAAGCTCAATCAACGTGTGCCGCCCAGTTCAACGTTACCGGATATTGCCAGCGGGCAGACCCAGTTCCACGCTGTTGCACCATTGTCATTGGCGGGACAGGTTTATGGTGATCTTCGTTATGGTTTTACGATTCAGCATGTTGTACGGTCGATGCAGGATCTGTATTGGCAAAGTATGTTGATTGTCGGCCTTAGCATTGTGTTGTCTGCCTGGGTGCTGATTTTGTTCGGATTGCCGTTGACGCGGGCGTTGGGGCGTCTGGCACAAGCAACAGACGCTTTGGCTGTTGGCGAAACGGATGTTCGATTGCCTGTTGAGCGCAACGATGAGATTGGCCAAGTCGCCATCAGCTTCAATGGTATGGCCGATCAGTTGCGGTGGCGAATGGAAGCATTGAAGCAAAATGAACGCAGGTTGTATGCAATTGCCAATCATACTCATGGTTGCGAGATGTGGATTGAGCCAGGCGGCCGGCTGATCTGGGTGAATCCTGAGGCGATACGTGTCACAGGCTATACACCAGAGGCCTGTATGGCGATGGCAGATTTTCCATTGCCATTGATCAGCCCGTCAGACCGTGCTGATATGCAACGACGCCTGAATGAAGGTATGACACATCGCAGCCGTGAAGAAGTGGAATTTTGTGGGCTGAAGGCTGACGGGACAGAATATTGGGCGATTATGTCGTGGTTGCCCATCTTCGGGGCGGAGGATGAATATTTTGGTATGCGTGCCAGTATTCGAGATGCCAGTCATGAAAAAGACAGTCAGATTGTTCTCTCGCAAGCGGTAATTGAGTTGCAACATGCTCAAGCCATGCAACAACGCTATCTGGATTCGGCGGAAGAAGAAAAAGCCCGATTGACCGCACTATTGGGTGCAATGGCCATTGGCATTCTGTTTGTGGATCGTCACGACAAAGTGATTTATCACAACAATACATTTGTTGAGCAATGGCAGTTGCCACCAGATTTTGTTGCCATTGGTCAGCACCTGGCAACGGTATTGGCGGTGGCCAGCAATGCCCCTGAACCAGCCTCAGACCCGCCCGTGATGAGTGGAGCCGCTTTACTGGGCAAAACCGTATTGGAAGAATTGGTCATGGCGGATGGGCGGGTGATTCTTCGCCATAGCCACCCTGTGGTCGGGGACAACCATATTGCATTGGGGCAGGTTTGGGTATTTGAAGATGTTACCGAAATTCGTCTAGCCTCCGAACGCCTGGTGTATCTGGCAGAACGTGATTCGTTGACGGGGCTTTATAACCGGCATCGTTTCCAGCAGGATCTGGCGAGAGAACTTTCAATGGCTGATCACCATGGCCGGAGTTGTGGCCTGTTGTTTTTTGATCTGGATGAATTTAAGTACGTCAATGACACCTTTGGCCATGGCGCTGGTGATATGGTATTGGTGCGGGTCGCACGCGAGATTGAATTGCAAGTGCGACAAAATGAGCTGTTGTATCGTTTGGGCGGTGATGAATTCGCATTGCTGATCCCCGATGCCAATCTGGAGGCGATTGGGGCAATGGCAGAACGAATCGTGAAATCAGTCAGTCGCGTGAAAGTGGATTTCGAAGGCCAGCTGCTTCGAATGGGTACTAGTGTGGGGGTTGCCTTGTACCCAATACATGCGGCCAGTGGGGAGGATCTGGTTGCCAACGCAGACATGGCCATGTATCAGGCCAAAGCCGCTGGCAAGAACACATGGCGCGCATATTCGCCGGACCAAACCATGATGGCGGAGCTCGTTGAGCGCTGGAGTTGGTCGGATCGCATCCAGAGTGCATTGGATCAGGGATTGTTCGAGCTGCATTATCAGGGTATTTACGAAGCAGGCCATCAAAGGCTGACTCATTTGGAAGCCTTGTTGCGCATGCGTGATCTGGATGATCCAACCAGAATGATTCCCCCTGGCCAGTTCATTGTTGTGGCAGAAAAAACAGGCAAGATTCTTGAAATCGATCGTTGGGTAATTCGACAGGTTATTACCATGTTGGCAGAACGATCCAGCCTGCTACCTATTTCAGTGAACATCTCAGGTCGCTCGTTCGATGATCCGACGTTACCTGCTTTTATTGCCGACCAATTGCAGCAAAATGGCGTCAATCCATCACGGCTTTATGTCGAGGTGACGGAAACGGCCGCAGTGTCTGACTTGCAAGATGCCGAACATTTCATTGATGCATTACGTGCGACAGGTTGTCACGTGTGTCTTGATGACTTTGGCGCTGGCTTTTCATCGTTTACCTATCTTAAACATCTGAAGGCGGATGTGCTGAAGATCGATGGTCAATTTGTTCGGAACTTACCCAACGACACCGATTCCCAAGTATTCGTACAAGGCATGGTGGCAATGGCTCATGGGCTGGGCAAACTGACCGTGGCAGAATTCGTTGAGGATCAGGCAACACTGGAAATGTTGATCAGTTTCGGTGTTGATATGGTTCAAGGCTATTACCTCGACCAACCGCGGGCAGATCATCCGGCATTGGCCAGCATGCTTCAGGCCTGA
- the ppk1 gene encoding polyphosphate kinase 1: MLAPAGVAGELFINRELSLLAFNRRVLAQAEDDSMPLLERLKFLCIVSSNLDEFFEVRVASLKESIRANPDIIGPDGLTLRQQSALVAHEVHDIVAKQYRVLQHVLMPALAEQGVHFIRRLNWNDAQKAWVREFFFRELAPILTPIGLDPSHPFPRVLNKSLNFVVELDGRDAFGRESRIAIVQAPRILPRVILMPRDISGSSFGFVFLSSILHAHVDELFNGMSVNGCYQFRVTRDTDLSVDEEEMKDLRVALQGELVHRQFGNAVRLEVADNTPSHITEFLLEQFELAPEDLYRVDGPVNLVRLMHVPDKVDRPDLKFPPFIPSEPAQLKGAPDVFSAIRHGDILLHHPFQSFSPVVELLQAAANDPHVVAIKMTVYRTGTDSVLMESLIAAARAGKEVTAVVELMARFDEEANINWAAKLEEVGAHVVYGVVGYKTHAKMLMIVRRENEKLRRYVHLGTGNYHPRTSKLYTDFGLFTCNDTICTDVNDVFLQLTGLGHASELKQLWQSPFTMFDKLAQAINNEINIAKAGRSASIIAKMNSLLEPKVIDLLYKASQAGVKIHLIIRGVCALRPGVPGLSDNINVRSVIGRFLEHTRVWYFHNDKHEDVYLASADWMARNLFGRIEVAFPILDSKVKRRVIREGLRPYLVDNVRAWEMEPDGSYRRKIARAGKARSAQHTLLAELSP, from the coding sequence ATGTTGGCACCTGCCGGTGTAGCCGGCGAACTGTTCATCAACCGTGAATTGAGCCTGCTTGCGTTCAATCGCCGAGTGCTGGCGCAAGCGGAAGATGACAGCATGCCGCTATTGGAGCGGCTCAAATTTCTGTGTATCGTTTCCAGTAACCTGGATGAATTCTTCGAAGTTCGGGTGGCCTCGCTGAAAGAAAGCATTCGTGCCAATCCGGATATTATCGGCCCTGATGGCCTTACGCTCCGTCAGCAGTCTGCCTTGGTGGCCCATGAAGTGCACGATATCGTAGCCAAACAGTATCGTGTACTGCAGCATGTGCTGATGCCAGCACTTGCCGAACAGGGTGTGCATTTTATCCGCCGCTTGAACTGGAATGACGCCCAAAAAGCCTGGGTGCGTGAATTTTTCTTCCGTGAATTGGCGCCTATTCTGACACCCATCGGACTGGATCCTTCGCATCCATTTCCTCGTGTTCTCAACAAAAGCCTCAATTTTGTTGTCGAGTTGGATGGTAGGGACGCTTTTGGTCGTGAATCACGTATTGCAATCGTCCAAGCGCCACGCATTTTGCCGAGAGTGATCCTGATGCCGCGGGATATCTCCGGGTCCAGTTTCGGCTTTGTGTTTCTGTCTTCCATCTTGCATGCTCACGTAGACGAATTGTTCAACGGCATGTCTGTAAACGGTTGCTACCAATTCCGGGTTACACGGGATACTGATTTATCGGTTGACGAAGAGGAAATGAAAGATCTGCGAGTGGCCTTGCAGGGTGAACTGGTGCATCGTCAATTTGGCAATGCGGTACGGTTAGAGGTCGCGGACAATACACCGTCACATATTACCGAATTCCTGTTGGAACAGTTTGAACTGGCACCGGAAGACCTTTACCGTGTCGATGGCCCGGTCAATCTGGTGCGACTGATGCATGTGCCTGACAAGGTTGACCGGCCGGATCTCAAGTTTCCGCCCTTCATACCGTCCGAGCCAGCACAATTGAAAGGTGCGCCGGATGTATTCTCGGCCATCAGGCATGGCGATATCTTGCTGCATCATCCTTTCCAATCATTCAGTCCAGTCGTTGAGTTGTTGCAGGCAGCGGCCAATGATCCGCATGTCGTGGCCATCAAAATGACGGTTTATCGCACGGGGACTGATTCTGTATTGATGGAATCCTTGATTGCAGCGGCCCGTGCCGGGAAAGAAGTCACAGCTGTGGTCGAGCTGATGGCTCGTTTTGATGAAGAAGCCAACATTAATTGGGCCGCCAAGTTGGAGGAAGTCGGTGCGCACGTTGTGTATGGAGTTGTCGGTTACAAAACCCACGCCAAGATGCTGATGATCGTACGTCGTGAGAATGAAAAGCTGCGTCGTTATGTCCATCTTGGCACGGGTAACTATCACCCGCGTACAAGCAAGCTCTATACGGATTTTGGCCTGTTTACCTGTAACGACACCATTTGTACTGATGTCAATGACGTCTTTCTGCAGTTGACGGGCCTGGGCCATGCCAGTGAATTGAAGCAATTGTGGCAATCGCCGTTCACCATGTTCGACAAGCTTGCACAGGCCATCAACAATGAGATCAACATTGCCAAGGCGGGGCGTTCTGCTTCCATCATTGCCAAGATGAATTCATTGCTAGAGCCCAAAGTAATTGACTTGCTCTACAAGGCCTCACAGGCGGGCGTGAAAATTCATCTGATCATTCGCGGTGTGTGTGCTTTGCGCCCAGGGGTACCTGGCTTGTCAGACAATATCAATGTACGTTCGGTTATTGGTCGTTTTCTGGAACACACACGTGTTTGGTACTTTCATAACGACAAGCACGAGGATGTTTATCTTGCCAGTGCAGACTGGATGGCTCGTAACCTGTTCGGCCGTATTGAGGTTGCTTTTCCGATTCTGGATAGCAAGGTCAAACGTCGAGTGATCCGTGAAGGTTTGCGACCCTATCTGGTTGATAATGTCAGAGCCTGGGAGATGGAGCCAGACGGCAGCTATCGCCGCAAAATCGCCCGGGCGGGTAAAGCCCGTTCGGCCCAACATACATTGTTGGCGGAGTTATCGCCCTGA
- a CDS encoding oxidative damage protection protein has product MARMVHCVKLGREAEGLDFPPLPGELGKRVFENVSKEAWQGWVKHQTMLINENRLSLADSRARKYLQDQLESYFFGPGADMPQGYVPPQN; this is encoded by the coding sequence ATGGCTAGAATGGTTCATTGCGTGAAGCTCGGTCGTGAAGCCGAGGGCCTGGATTTTCCGCCACTGCCAGGGGAACTGGGTAAGCGCGTATTTGAAAATGTTTCGAAAGAAGCATGGCAAGGCTGGGTCAAACACCAGACCATGCTGATCAATGAAAACCGTTTGAGCTTGGCAGACAGCCGTGCCCGCAAATATCTGCAGGACCAGCTGGAATCGTATTTCTTCGGCCCGGGTGCAGATATGCCGCAGGGTTATGTCCCCCCTCAGAATTGA
- a CDS encoding GspE/PulE family protein: MSAEQDELSRQLAFTQALQAVTNSIHATRNLDEIMLELSQSVCDLFNADRLTIYVLDDTRTAIVSKVKTGINSAKELRLPINEQSLAGFVALHKRGLNITDAYDDTELERYSRELRFLKAVDQHTGYRTKQMLVSPVLDESNRSLVGVVQLINNRADEPFSMLMERGLNELCKTLAIALKQRIGGQPFVANTKYDYLVADGILSTAEFELAARAARRKQMDLEETLIQEFQVSITAIGQSLAKFFGDSYEPYRGDRIKPAELLKNIKPGFAQSNGWLPVDETPEGIVVIALDPAQLKNSHQATQILGKQKIVYRVTTKREFDQTCDLFFGESMTLGNIDDMLSTLDEQDEEGNETVDVSAAQDNELVKLVNKIIVDAYHLGASDIHIEPYPGKQKTLIRIRRDGSLMNFIEVPAAYRSALVARLKIMCDLDISERRRPQDGKIQFKRFGPLDIELRVATVPTQGGLEDVVMRILAAGEPIPLEKLALSQPNLENLKKTVSKPYGLFFVCGPTGSGKTTTLHSVLKFLNTPETKIWTAEDPVEITQAGLRQVQMNPKAGLTFATAMKAFLRADPDVIMVGEMRDKETAATGIEASLTGHLVLATLHTNSAPESIIRLLDMGMDPFNFSDALLGILAQRLAKRLCSKCKQAYHPDDAEIDALCDEYAEELLPTPPWQQNAQTERANLLELWKQQFADSNGQFTFYRRKGCEQCASTGYKGRVGLHELLVGSDEIKKKIQEHARVAELFSVALEHGMRTLKQDGIEKVLQGLTDIHQVHTVCIK, from the coding sequence ATGTCTGCAGAGCAGGACGAACTGAGCCGACAACTTGCGTTTACCCAGGCACTGCAGGCAGTCACCAACAGTATCCACGCAACCCGTAATCTCGACGAAATCATGCTGGAATTGAGCCAGTCGGTCTGCGACCTGTTCAATGCCGACAGGCTAACTATTTACGTGCTGGACGATACCCGCACAGCCATCGTATCCAAGGTAAAAACTGGTATCAATTCAGCCAAAGAACTTCGGCTTCCAATCAATGAACAAAGCCTGGCGGGATTTGTCGCGCTGCACAAGCGCGGGCTGAATATCACCGATGCCTACGATGACACCGAGTTGGAGCGCTATAGTCGCGAACTGCGCTTTCTGAAAGCGGTGGATCAGCATACGGGGTACCGCACCAAGCAAATGCTGGTATCACCGGTGCTGGACGAAAGTAACCGTTCATTAGTCGGCGTGGTTCAACTGATCAATAATCGGGCTGACGAGCCATTCTCCATGTTAATGGAACGTGGCCTGAATGAACTGTGCAAAACGCTCGCCATTGCCTTGAAACAACGCATTGGCGGTCAGCCATTTGTCGCGAATACCAAGTACGACTACTTGGTTGCGGATGGCATTCTATCGACAGCCGAATTTGAATTGGCCGCTCGTGCCGCCCGTCGCAAGCAAATGGATCTGGAAGAAACCTTGATCCAGGAATTCCAAGTCTCGATTACAGCCATCGGCCAATCACTCGCCAAGTTCTTTGGCGATAGCTACGAGCCCTATCGAGGCGACCGAATCAAACCTGCCGAACTGCTCAAAAACATCAAGCCGGGCTTTGCACAAAGCAATGGCTGGCTACCGGTGGACGAAACACCAGAAGGAATTGTCGTCATTGCGTTGGACCCGGCCCAACTGAAAAACTCCCATCAAGCGACACAGATCCTGGGCAAACAAAAGATAGTCTATCGTGTCACCACCAAACGCGAATTTGATCAGACATGTGACTTGTTCTTTGGCGAAAGCATGACACTCGGCAACATTGACGACATGCTTTCAACGCTGGATGAACAAGATGAGGAAGGCAACGAAACCGTTGATGTCTCGGCGGCGCAGGACAATGAACTGGTAAAGCTGGTCAACAAGATCATCGTCGATGCCTACCATCTGGGCGCATCCGACATTCACATCGAACCCTACCCAGGCAAACAAAAAACCTTGATCCGTATCCGACGCGATGGTTCGTTGATGAACTTCATCGAAGTCCCCGCAGCTTATCGCAGCGCCCTGGTCGCCAGACTCAAAATCATGTGCGATCTGGATATTTCGGAACGGCGGCGACCACAAGATGGCAAGATCCAATTCAAACGCTTTGGCCCATTGGATATCGAACTCCGGGTTGCTACCGTCCCAACTCAAGGCGGGCTGGAAGATGTCGTGATGCGCATTCTGGCCGCGGGAGAACCCATACCGCTGGAAAAACTCGCGCTCTCGCAACCCAATCTGGAAAACCTCAAAAAAACCGTCAGCAAACCTTACGGCCTGTTTTTTGTTTGCGGCCCAACTGGTTCAGGCAAGACCACTACATTACATTCGGTGCTCAAATTCCTGAACACACCGGAAACCAAAATATGGACAGCTGAAGACCCTGTAGAAATCACCCAGGCCGGCCTCCGGCAGGTTCAGATGAATCCCAAGGCCGGTCTGACCTTCGCGACAGCCATGAAGGCCTTTCTGCGGGCGGATCCAGACGTCATCATGGTCGGTGAGATGCGCGACAAGGAAACTGCCGCCACCGGGATTGAAGCATCGCTCACCGGCCACTTGGTCTTAGCCACACTACATACCAACAGCGCACCCGAGAGCATCATCCGCCTACTGGATATGGGCATGGACCCATTCAACTTCTCGGATGCCTTGTTAGGTATCCTCGCCCAGCGGTTAGCCAAGCGCTTATGTTCAAAATGCAAACAGGCCTATCACCCAGATGATGCCGAAATCGATGCGTTATGTGACGAATACGCCGAAGAATTACTCCCCACACCGCCATGGCAACAAAATGCCCAAACTGAACGCGCCAATTTGCTCGAACTTTGGAAACAACAATTTGCCGATTCAAATGGCCAGTTCACCTTCTATCGCCGCAAAGGTTGTGAACAGTGCGCCAGCACTGGCTACAAAGGCCGAGTTGGGTTACATGAATTACTCGTTGGAAGTGACGAGATCAAAAAGAAAATTCAGGAACACGCCCGTGTTGCCGAGCTGTTCAGTGTTGCACTGGAACATGGTATGCGGACACTGAAACAGGATGGAATCGAAAAGGTATTACAAGGGCTGACTGACATTCATCAGGTGCATACGGTGTGTATTAAATGA
- a CDS encoding histidine phosphatase family protein — protein MDLILWRHADAEERPAEQDLQRLLTPKGVKQAEKMAAWLREHLPDNYIVLTSQAARAQVTAKALTNHFTICSELNPGASVASLLTAANWPDARHAVVVVGHQPVLGETAAFLLAGHAASWRIRKGGVWWISHRVREEISQHILRVAISSEFL, from the coding sequence ATGGATCTTATCCTGTGGCGTCATGCAGATGCCGAAGAACGTCCAGCGGAACAAGATCTGCAACGTTTGCTGACCCCAAAAGGCGTTAAGCAGGCCGAGAAAATGGCTGCTTGGTTACGTGAGCATTTGCCAGACAACTACATTGTCCTCACCAGCCAAGCTGCTCGTGCTCAGGTTACTGCAAAGGCATTGACCAATCATTTCACGATATGTTCTGAGCTCAATCCTGGCGCCAGCGTTGCCTCCCTTCTTACTGCGGCCAATTGGCCTGATGCCCGTCATGCGGTTGTTGTTGTCGGCCACCAGCCTGTACTGGGCGAAACGGCTGCATTCCTGTTGGCGGGTCATGCCGCAAGTTGGCGTATTCGTAAGGGTGGGGTATGGTGGATCAGTCATCGGGTGCGCGAGGAGATTTCTCAGCATATCCTTCGAGTGGCGATATCGTCGGAGTTCTTGTGA
- a CDS encoding EAL domain-containing protein has protein sequence MAHARQSFRSRIFFFSTGLVSLLVLVLFLLISDTSFRFGRQQLEKGLEIAERVFRQSLADDHAKLAQAAQVLSADFGLREAVASNDGPTIASALGNHANRIRATLGIITTTEGKLLGSTDARLKNPLPKEVISLLSSQAGESSGLIHVGDKLYITVAAPIRAPLLMGWVILGFEVDDNRATRVSQLTGTDITFASINHGRWTIHASTLSGNKRSALDSQLPQRTGITDTVDGELLGKHFLFRAAILEPKTHIVAILQQSIDEAMQPYYDLRSSILLVLLASLIVAIIGSRWLSSAVAQPIASLANATKAIAQGDYTLRVDIRTSDEVATLAEDFNRMSQAISDREQRIRYQAYHDSLTDLPNYKLLHSTGSEILLKTARRGDFAVLLKLDIDRFRLINDALGYETGDAVIREVGQRLQHLMSEEDLLARQSGNEFAILITAPEPLSLEKIQHQLEQSFDNPIIISGQPLDVKFSIGAALFPQHGNGMEALMRNAEIALFAAKRSKTGLATYDPRHEDNARTKLSLLGELKQAIESTDQLQFFLQPKTNLLDGHILQAEALIRWHHPVRGFISPAEFVPFAEQTGQISGLTQWMLHQAATWAPKFEAAGMPLTISVNVSMRDIQNEQFPDRLVSTLQSLHVDPAQLCLEVTESGLMDDADHALAVLRRLHDMGFKLSIDDFGTGYSSLAYLQKMPVDELKIDRSFVRGCKRGTDSESLLRSIIQLGRSLGLHIVAEGVEDTEEWLLLKDLGCDLVQGYIVSKPREVNEFAAWLKQNQRFVLPDTTPEKQSSS, from the coding sequence ATGGCCCATGCACGCCAAAGCTTCCGTAGCCGTATTTTCTTTTTCAGTACCGGCTTGGTGTCGTTGCTGGTATTGGTGCTGTTTTTGCTGATCAGCGATACCAGTTTCCGCTTTGGACGTCAGCAACTGGAAAAAGGCTTGGAAATTGCGGAACGTGTTTTTCGACAGTCACTTGCCGACGATCATGCGAAACTGGCGCAGGCGGCGCAGGTATTGTCTGCAGACTTCGGGCTACGGGAAGCCGTCGCATCCAACGATGGCCCCACGATCGCTTCGGCCCTTGGCAATCACGCAAATCGCATCCGGGCAACACTTGGCATCATCACCACAACGGAAGGCAAGCTGCTTGGCAGCACTGATGCCCGGTTGAAAAATCCTTTGCCAAAGGAGGTGATATCCCTGCTGTCGTCACAAGCGGGGGAAAGCTCAGGACTGATTCACGTCGGTGACAAGCTCTATATTACAGTCGCCGCACCGATTCGGGCTCCGTTACTGATGGGCTGGGTCATCCTGGGATTTGAGGTAGACGATAACCGTGCAACACGCGTGTCACAGTTGACCGGGACAGATATCACTTTCGCTTCGATTAACCATGGCCGGTGGACAATCCACGCCAGTACACTGTCAGGCAACAAACGCTCAGCTCTTGATAGCCAGCTACCACAACGTACCGGCATAACCGATACGGTGGATGGCGAACTGCTGGGGAAACACTTTCTGTTCCGGGCCGCAATCCTGGAACCCAAGACACACATTGTCGCCATTCTTCAGCAATCCATCGATGAAGCCATGCAGCCTTACTATGACCTGCGTTCATCCATTTTGCTGGTATTGTTGGCCAGTCTGATTGTCGCAATCATTGGTAGCCGATGGCTATCCAGTGCCGTTGCTCAGCCGATCGCTTCGCTGGCCAACGCCACCAAAGCCATCGCTCAAGGAGACTATACCCTGCGGGTTGATATCCGAACCAGCGATGAAGTCGCCACACTGGCCGAAGATTTCAATCGCATGAGTCAGGCCATTTCAGACAGGGAACAGCGAATTCGCTACCAGGCATATCATGACAGCCTGACCGACCTACCAAACTATAAGTTACTTCACTCCACCGGCTCCGAGATATTGCTGAAAACTGCGCGCCGTGGTGATTTTGCAGTATTGCTAAAACTGGATATTGACCGTTTTCGACTGATCAACGATGCACTGGGTTACGAAACTGGTGACGCCGTTATTCGTGAGGTTGGCCAGCGTTTACAGCACCTGATGAGCGAAGAGGATTTGCTCGCCCGCCAAAGCGGCAATGAATTTGCAATACTGATAACTGCCCCAGAACCCCTGTCGCTGGAAAAGATTCAGCATCAGCTAGAGCAGTCATTTGACAACCCGATTATCATTTCGGGACAACCCCTTGATGTGAAATTCAGCATTGGTGCCGCATTATTCCCACAACATGGGAATGGCATGGAAGCATTGATGCGTAATGCTGAAATCGCCTTGTTTGCTGCCAAACGCAGTAAAACAGGTCTGGCTACCTATGATCCACGTCATGAAGACAACGCAAGAACCAAACTCTCCTTGCTGGGTGAACTCAAACAGGCGATCGAATCCACAGATCAGCTACAATTTTTTCTTCAGCCCAAAACCAACCTGCTGGATGGCCATATTCTGCAGGCGGAGGCGCTGATTCGCTGGCATCATCCAGTCAGGGGGTTTATTTCACCTGCAGAGTTTGTCCCATTTGCCGAGCAAACCGGCCAGATCAGCGGCTTAACACAATGGATGCTGCATCAGGCCGCCACCTGGGCTCCAAAGTTTGAGGCAGCAGGCATGCCACTGACCATTTCAGTCAATGTATCCATGCGCGACATTCAAAATGAACAGTTTCCGGACCGATTGGTGTCAACGCTGCAATCCTTGCATGTCGACCCAGCTCAACTATGTCTGGAAGTGACGGAAAGTGGGCTGATGGATGATGCAGATCATGCACTGGCGGTACTTCGACGGTTACATGACATGGGGTTCAAATTATCTATCGATGACTTTGGCACAGGCTATTCCTCCCTCGCCTATCTGCAAAAGATGCCAGTCGATGAGCTAAAGATCGATCGTTCATTTGTACGTGGCTGCAAACGTGGTACTGATAGTGAATCCCTGTTACGCTCAATTATCCAGTTAGGGCGATCATTGGGGTTGCACATTGTGGCAGAAGGTGTCGAAGATACCGAAGAATGGCTGTTACTGAAGGATCTGGGCTGCGATCTGGTACAAGGCTACATCGTCAGCAAGCCGCGAGAGGTAAATGAATTTGCAGCATGGCTAAAACAGAACCAGCGATTTGTACTGCCCGATACAACACCGGAGAAGCAATCCTCAAGCTGA